One part of the Solanum dulcamara chromosome 8, daSolDulc1.2, whole genome shotgun sequence genome encodes these proteins:
- the LOC129899313 gene encoding probable LRR receptor-like serine/threonine-protein kinase At3g47570 isoform X2 translates to MDSSCNFLFALAVFILLHHHTSLANISTDEAALLVLKSYISTHPNSILSSNWSSSSPVCSWIGITCSSRHNRVTALDISSMQLHGTIPPHLGNLSFLISLDITNNSFHGDLPEELAHLHRLKSINFTSNNFTGAIPSFLSLLPNLRSVYLWNNKFSGKIPSSLSNLTKLQVLSLQRNFLKGEIPRELGDLRYLTILDLQHNQFSGSVPPSIFNITTMQIIALTSNNLTGKLPTTICDHLPNLKGLYLSRNSLDGVIPTSLEKCRNLQALSLSENEFIGTVPRELANLTTLKILELGALYLEGEIPVELGNLEKLQVLGLSQNEFIGSVPASIFNVSMLQKLDLGVNKLSGNSFTGPIPESLGNLEYLEILNLQRNKFFSYSALSFLTSLTNCRKLRALWFGDNPLDGVLPASIGNFSNTLQIFEGSNCKLKGIIPEEIGNLTEVIKMILFNNELTGHIPNTVQGMLNLQEFYLQSNNIEGTIPDVICNFKNLGALDLSENNFSNFVPPCLGKLTSLRYLYLAYNMMNSSLPESLGGLLDLIEFNISSNLLSGKIPLGIGNLKAATLIDLSKNNFSGKIPSTLGVLDKLVNFSLAHNRLDGPIPDSFGKMLALEFLDLCYNNLSGEIPKSLKALVYLKYMNFSFNKLSGEIPTGGPFANATDQSFLSNDALCGDSKFNVSPCVIQSPKRKKTILILYIILGVSLLFLVLVLAYVSVRLRKTKKNTGQADVSLAIEHERISYHELEHATEGFDESNLLGNGSFSKVYKGILKDGTVLAAKVFNVQLEGAFKSFDTECEILRNLRHRNLTKVITSCSNLDFKALVMEYMSNGTLDKWLYSHNFFLNLLQRLDVTIDVASAIEYLHSGCSTPVVHCDLKPSNVLLDQEMVGHVSDFGIAKLLGAGEAFVQTRTIATIGYIAPEYGQDGIVSTSCDVYSFGILMMETFTRRRPSDEIFTGDLSIQRWVSDSFPSGIHKVVDFNLIQPGDEQIDAKMQCLLSIMKLALSCSLVAPDARISMEDALLTLKKIRLQLVSSQH, encoded by the exons ATGGACAGCAGTTGCAATTTTCTCTTTGCTCTTGCAGTTTTCATTCTGCTCCATCACCATACTTCACTTGCTAATATTAGCACCGATGAAGCCGCTCTTCTTGTACTGAAATCTTACATTTCTACTCATCCTAACAGCATCTTATCAAGCAATTGGTCTTCTTCCAGCCCGGTTTGCAGTTGGATCGGAATCACTTGCAGCTCCCGCCACAATCGAGTCACTGCTTTAGACATTTCTAGCATGCAACTTCATGGTACCATTCCTCCACACCTTGGAAACCTCTCATTTCTCATCTCCCTCGACATCACTAACAACAGTTTCCATGGGGATTTGCCAGAAGAGTTGGCTCATTTACACAGATTGAAATCGATTAACTTCACAAGCAATAACTTCACCGGAGCCATTCCATCATTTTTAAGTTTGTTACCAAATCTACGGTCTGTGTACCTCTGGAACAACAAATTTTCGGGAAAAATTCCATCTTCCCTTTCCAATCTAACAAAGCTGCAAGTGTTGAGCTTGCAAAGAAATTTTCTGAAAGGAGAAATCCCTCGGGAACTCGGTGATCTTCGTTACCTGACTATCCTAGACCTACAACATAATCAATTTAGTGGCTCTGTTCCACCATCAATCTTTAACATTACGACAATGCAAATCATTGCTCTTACAAGCAACAATCTTACTGGTAAGCTTCCAACAACTATATGCGATCATCTTCCAAACTTGAAAGGGCTTTACCTCTCACGCAACTCCCTAGATGGAGTTATTCCAACAAGCCTAGAGAAATGCCGAAATCTTCAAGCCTTGTCATTGTCTGAAAATGAGTTTATTGGAACTGTACCAAGAGAGTTAGCCAACTTAACAACTCTTAAAATATTGGAACTTGGAGCACTATACTTGGAAG GAGAGATACCAGTGGAGCTCGGAAATCTTGAGAAACTACAAGTGTTGGGATTATCACAGAATGAATTTATTGGTTCTGTCCCTGCAAGCATTTTCAACGTGTCAATGCTGCAGAAACTAGATCTTGGAGTGAACAAGCTTTCAG GTAACAGTTTCACAGGTCCAATTCCTGAATCACTCGGTAACTTAGAATACCTTGAGATTCTTAACTTGCAGAGGAATAAATTTTTCAGCTACTCAGCATTGAGCTTCCTTACATCATTAACAAACTGTAGGAAACTAAGAGCACTTTGGTTTGGTGATAATCCGTTGGATGGTGTTTTGCCTGCATCTATTGGGAATTTCTCAAACACTCTACAGATTTTTGAAGGATCGAATTGTAAACTTAAGGGCATCATTCCTGAAGAAATTGGTAATCTTACTGAAGtgataaagatgattttatttaataatgaGTTGACTGGACATATTCCAAATACTGTCCAAGGCATGTTGAACCTTCAAGAATTTTACCTACAAAGCAACAATATAGAAGGAACCATACCAGATGTTATCTGCAATTTTAAGAATCTTGGTGCACTAGACTTgtcagaaaataatttttctaatttcGTGCCACCATGCTTAGGAAAACTTACCAGTTTGAGGTATCTTTATCTAGCTTACAACATGATGAATTCAAGCTTACCTGAAAGCTTGGGTGGACTTCTTGATCTCATAGAATTCAATATTTCATCCAATTTATTGAGTGGGAAAATTCCCCTTGGGATTGGAAATTTAAAGGCTGCAACACTCATTGAtttgtcaaaaaataatttttctggTAAGATTCCTAGCACTCTAGGGGTTCTAGATAAATTGGTTAATTTTTCTCTGGCGCATAATAGGTTAGATGGGCCTATTCCAGATTCATTTGGCAAAATGTTGGCATTGGAATTCTTGGATTTGTGTTATAACAATCTTAGTGGTGAAATTCCAAAGTCATTAAAAGCTCTTGTGTATCTCAAATACATGAACTTCTCATTCAATAAACTTAGTGGAGAGATTCCCACTGGTGGTCCTTTCGCAAATGCCACAGATCAATCCTTCTTGTCCAATGATGCACTCTGTGGTGATTCGAAGTTTAATGTGTCACCATGTGTCATCCAATCTCCAAAGAGGAAAAAGACAATCTTGATTTTGTACATCATTTTGGGTGTGAGTCTGTTATTTCTTGTATTAGTCCTTGCGTATGTATCTGTAAGATTGAGAAAGACAAAGAAGAATACAGGTCAAGCAGATGTGTCTCTAGCAATAGAGCATGAAAGAATTTCCTATCATGAACTTGAACATGCAACAGAAGGATTCGATGAAAGCAACTTGCTTGGTAATGGGAGTTTTAGCAAGGTCTACAAAGGTATACTTAAGGATGGTACTGTTTTGGCAGCAAAGGTATTCAATGTGCAACTGGAGGGTGCATTCAAAAGTTTTGACACAGAATGTGAGATACTCAGGAATCTTCGCCACAGAAATCTGACTAAAGTCATCACCAGCTGCTCCAACCTTGATTTCAAGGCCCTAGTGATGGAATACATGTCCAATGGAACACTCGATAAATGGTTATATTCCCACaactttttcttgaatttattgcAGAGATTAGATGTAACGATAGATGTTGCATCTGCAATAGAGTATCTCCACAGTGGCTGTTCAACACCTGTGGTGCATTGTGACTTGAAGCCAAGCAATGTCTTGCTAGATCAGGAAATGGTTGGTCATGTGAGTGATTTTGGCATTGCAAAATTGTTAGGTGCAGGGGAGGCCTTTGTTCAAACAAGGACAATTGCAACCATTGGATATATTGCTCCAG AGTATGGACAAGATGGAATAGTATCCACGAGTTGTGATGTTTATAGTTTTGGCATCTTGATGATGGAGACGTTTACAAGAAGGAGACCGAGTGATGAAATATTTACCGGAGACCTGAGCATACAACGTTGGGTTAGTGATTCCTTCCCAAGTGGAATTCATAAGGTTGTGGATTTTAATTTGATACAGCCAGGGGATGAACAAATTGATGCAAAGATGCAATGTTTGTTATCTATCATGAAATTAGCTTTGAGCTGCAGTTTAGTGGCACCTGATGCAAGGATTAGCATGGAAGATGCTCTTTTAACACTCAAGAAGATTAGGCTCCAGCTTGTGAGTAGTCAGCACTAG
- the LOC129899313 gene encoding probable LRR receptor-like serine/threonine-protein kinase At3g47570 isoform X1, whose protein sequence is MDSSCNFLFALAVFILLHHHTSLANISTDEAALLVLKSYISTHPNSILSSNWSSSSPVCSWIGITCSSRHNRVTALDISSMQLHGTIPPHLGNLSFLISLDITNNSFHGDLPEELAHLHRLKSINFTSNNFTGAIPSFLSLLPNLRSVYLWNNKFSGKIPSSLSNLTKLQVLSLQRNFLKGEIPRELGDLRYLTILDLQHNQFSGSVPPSIFNITTMQIIALTSNNLTGKLPTTICDHLPNLKGLYLSRNSLDGVIPTSLEKCRNLQALSLSENEFIGTVPRELANLTTLKILELGALYLEGEIPVELGNLEKLQVLGLSQNEFIGSVPASIFNVSMLQKLDLGVNKLSGTLPSDLGRGMPSLEQFVCARNNLSGFISSSLSNSSRLKLLDLSGNSFTGPIPESLGNLEYLEILNLQRNKFFSYSALSFLTSLTNCRKLRALWFGDNPLDGVLPASIGNFSNTLQIFEGSNCKLKGIIPEEIGNLTEVIKMILFNNELTGHIPNTVQGMLNLQEFYLQSNNIEGTIPDVICNFKNLGALDLSENNFSNFVPPCLGKLTSLRYLYLAYNMMNSSLPESLGGLLDLIEFNISSNLLSGKIPLGIGNLKAATLIDLSKNNFSGKIPSTLGVLDKLVNFSLAHNRLDGPIPDSFGKMLALEFLDLCYNNLSGEIPKSLKALVYLKYMNFSFNKLSGEIPTGGPFANATDQSFLSNDALCGDSKFNVSPCVIQSPKRKKTILILYIILGVSLLFLVLVLAYVSVRLRKTKKNTGQADVSLAIEHERISYHELEHATEGFDESNLLGNGSFSKVYKGILKDGTVLAAKVFNVQLEGAFKSFDTECEILRNLRHRNLTKVITSCSNLDFKALVMEYMSNGTLDKWLYSHNFFLNLLQRLDVTIDVASAIEYLHSGCSTPVVHCDLKPSNVLLDQEMVGHVSDFGIAKLLGAGEAFVQTRTIATIGYIAPEYGQDGIVSTSCDVYSFGILMMETFTRRRPSDEIFTGDLSIQRWVSDSFPSGIHKVVDFNLIQPGDEQIDAKMQCLLSIMKLALSCSLVAPDARISMEDALLTLKKIRLQLVSSQH, encoded by the exons ATGGACAGCAGTTGCAATTTTCTCTTTGCTCTTGCAGTTTTCATTCTGCTCCATCACCATACTTCACTTGCTAATATTAGCACCGATGAAGCCGCTCTTCTTGTACTGAAATCTTACATTTCTACTCATCCTAACAGCATCTTATCAAGCAATTGGTCTTCTTCCAGCCCGGTTTGCAGTTGGATCGGAATCACTTGCAGCTCCCGCCACAATCGAGTCACTGCTTTAGACATTTCTAGCATGCAACTTCATGGTACCATTCCTCCACACCTTGGAAACCTCTCATTTCTCATCTCCCTCGACATCACTAACAACAGTTTCCATGGGGATTTGCCAGAAGAGTTGGCTCATTTACACAGATTGAAATCGATTAACTTCACAAGCAATAACTTCACCGGAGCCATTCCATCATTTTTAAGTTTGTTACCAAATCTACGGTCTGTGTACCTCTGGAACAACAAATTTTCGGGAAAAATTCCATCTTCCCTTTCCAATCTAACAAAGCTGCAAGTGTTGAGCTTGCAAAGAAATTTTCTGAAAGGAGAAATCCCTCGGGAACTCGGTGATCTTCGTTACCTGACTATCCTAGACCTACAACATAATCAATTTAGTGGCTCTGTTCCACCATCAATCTTTAACATTACGACAATGCAAATCATTGCTCTTACAAGCAACAATCTTACTGGTAAGCTTCCAACAACTATATGCGATCATCTTCCAAACTTGAAAGGGCTTTACCTCTCACGCAACTCCCTAGATGGAGTTATTCCAACAAGCCTAGAGAAATGCCGAAATCTTCAAGCCTTGTCATTGTCTGAAAATGAGTTTATTGGAACTGTACCAAGAGAGTTAGCCAACTTAACAACTCTTAAAATATTGGAACTTGGAGCACTATACTTGGAAG GAGAGATACCAGTGGAGCTCGGAAATCTTGAGAAACTACAAGTGTTGGGATTATCACAGAATGAATTTATTGGTTCTGTCCCTGCAAGCATTTTCAACGTGTCAATGCTGCAGAAACTAGATCTTGGAGTGAACAAGCTTTCAGGTACTCTACCTTCAGATTTAGGGCGTGGAATGCCGAGCCTAGAACAATTTGTTTGTGCAAGAAATAATCTGAGTGGTTTTATCTCTTCTTCACTTTCAAATTCTTCAAGACTCAAATTGCTTGATCTCTCAGGTAACAGTTTCACAGGTCCAATTCCTGAATCACTCGGTAACTTAGAATACCTTGAGATTCTTAACTTGCAGAGGAATAAATTTTTCAGCTACTCAGCATTGAGCTTCCTTACATCATTAACAAACTGTAGGAAACTAAGAGCACTTTGGTTTGGTGATAATCCGTTGGATGGTGTTTTGCCTGCATCTATTGGGAATTTCTCAAACACTCTACAGATTTTTGAAGGATCGAATTGTAAACTTAAGGGCATCATTCCTGAAGAAATTGGTAATCTTACTGAAGtgataaagatgattttatttaataatgaGTTGACTGGACATATTCCAAATACTGTCCAAGGCATGTTGAACCTTCAAGAATTTTACCTACAAAGCAACAATATAGAAGGAACCATACCAGATGTTATCTGCAATTTTAAGAATCTTGGTGCACTAGACTTgtcagaaaataatttttctaatttcGTGCCACCATGCTTAGGAAAACTTACCAGTTTGAGGTATCTTTATCTAGCTTACAACATGATGAATTCAAGCTTACCTGAAAGCTTGGGTGGACTTCTTGATCTCATAGAATTCAATATTTCATCCAATTTATTGAGTGGGAAAATTCCCCTTGGGATTGGAAATTTAAAGGCTGCAACACTCATTGAtttgtcaaaaaataatttttctggTAAGATTCCTAGCACTCTAGGGGTTCTAGATAAATTGGTTAATTTTTCTCTGGCGCATAATAGGTTAGATGGGCCTATTCCAGATTCATTTGGCAAAATGTTGGCATTGGAATTCTTGGATTTGTGTTATAACAATCTTAGTGGTGAAATTCCAAAGTCATTAAAAGCTCTTGTGTATCTCAAATACATGAACTTCTCATTCAATAAACTTAGTGGAGAGATTCCCACTGGTGGTCCTTTCGCAAATGCCACAGATCAATCCTTCTTGTCCAATGATGCACTCTGTGGTGATTCGAAGTTTAATGTGTCACCATGTGTCATCCAATCTCCAAAGAGGAAAAAGACAATCTTGATTTTGTACATCATTTTGGGTGTGAGTCTGTTATTTCTTGTATTAGTCCTTGCGTATGTATCTGTAAGATTGAGAAAGACAAAGAAGAATACAGGTCAAGCAGATGTGTCTCTAGCAATAGAGCATGAAAGAATTTCCTATCATGAACTTGAACATGCAACAGAAGGATTCGATGAAAGCAACTTGCTTGGTAATGGGAGTTTTAGCAAGGTCTACAAAGGTATACTTAAGGATGGTACTGTTTTGGCAGCAAAGGTATTCAATGTGCAACTGGAGGGTGCATTCAAAAGTTTTGACACAGAATGTGAGATACTCAGGAATCTTCGCCACAGAAATCTGACTAAAGTCATCACCAGCTGCTCCAACCTTGATTTCAAGGCCCTAGTGATGGAATACATGTCCAATGGAACACTCGATAAATGGTTATATTCCCACaactttttcttgaatttattgcAGAGATTAGATGTAACGATAGATGTTGCATCTGCAATAGAGTATCTCCACAGTGGCTGTTCAACACCTGTGGTGCATTGTGACTTGAAGCCAAGCAATGTCTTGCTAGATCAGGAAATGGTTGGTCATGTGAGTGATTTTGGCATTGCAAAATTGTTAGGTGCAGGGGAGGCCTTTGTTCAAACAAGGACAATTGCAACCATTGGATATATTGCTCCAG AGTATGGACAAGATGGAATAGTATCCACGAGTTGTGATGTTTATAGTTTTGGCATCTTGATGATGGAGACGTTTACAAGAAGGAGACCGAGTGATGAAATATTTACCGGAGACCTGAGCATACAACGTTGGGTTAGTGATTCCTTCCCAAGTGGAATTCATAAGGTTGTGGATTTTAATTTGATACAGCCAGGGGATGAACAAATTGATGCAAAGATGCAATGTTTGTTATCTATCATGAAATTAGCTTTGAGCTGCAGTTTAGTGGCACCTGATGCAAGGATTAGCATGGAAGATGCTCTTTTAACACTCAAGAAGATTAGGCTCCAGCTTGTGAGTAGTCAGCACTAG